One genomic window of Hyperolius riggenbachi isolate aHypRig1 chromosome 7, aHypRig1.pri, whole genome shotgun sequence includes the following:
- the LOC137525983 gene encoding uncharacterized protein, with amino-acid sequence MAGVIKDILRQALKDISEKSLKSLKRKLSEIDLPKHNKIPLSDLEDKDAEGVVDLIISHYTIQDGPEIVVRALHDINERQVSAELQEKFEDEDDEMNIIEKTPRKRRKKARSLRSHTNGFPTPSNHHFQRLCHGKENTCYSPQRTSPQGSATELTLTQSTNYQPICARKALNMGLGCNIISNNQLTIRRVRGESLPDITLKTLTKQAVISMTEDHKGKAHIYAKLLFMYFVPFEEFKIWARCTNFDGSGGKRAIPANLRTAIMKQVRKKFGLLSPEAKRDIKKTINQLLRDNPPKSEWPLMF; translated from the exons ATGGCAGGAGTGATTAAAGACATCCTCCGACAAGCCCTGAAAGACATCTCTGAAAAATCCTTAAAATCCTTAAAGCGGAAGCTTTCTGAAATTGATCTCCCTAAACACAATAAGATTCCGTTAAGTGATCTGGAAGATAAAGATGCGGAAGGAGTGGTGGATCTTATCATCAGCCATTATACCATCCAAGATGGGCCTGAGATAGTAGTGAGAGCCCTGCATGATATTAATGAGCGCCAAGTGAGTGCAGAACTTCAAGAAAAGTTTGAAG ATGAAGATGATGAGATGAACATCATAGAGAAGACACCAAGAAAAAGACGAAAAAAAG CCAGATCATTGAGAAGCCACACAAATGGATTTCCTACTCCTTCCAACCATCACTTCCAGAGACTATGCCATGGAAAAGAAAATACCTGTTATTCTCCTCAGAGGACATCAccacaaggttcagcaacagagttgaCTCTAACTCAATCAACCAATTATCAGCCCATATGTGCAAGAAAAGCTCTAAATATGGGCTTAGGATGTAACATAATATCTAATAATCAACTGACTATCAGAAGAGTGAGAGGGGAATCTCTGCCTGATATCACATTGAAGACCCTGACTAAGCAAGCTGTTATAAGTATGACGGAGGATCACAAAGGCAAAGCTCATATATACGCCAAACTTTTATTCATGTACTTTGTGCCATTTGAAGAATTTAAAATATGGGCAAGATGCACAAACTTTGACGGCTCTGGAGGTAAAAGAGCCATTCCTGCGAACTTGCGTACCGCTATTATGAAACAAGTCAGAAAAAAATTTGGGCTCTTGTCCCCAGAGGCAAAAAgagatattaaaaaaacaatcaaTCAGCTCCTTCGGGACAATCCACCCAAATCTGAATGGCCTCTTATGTTTTGA